ACACAGTGTCCTGTGTCCTCCCCCGCCCGCCAGTTGGATGCTTCCCGGATCCCGGTGCCCGCCGTCTCATCCGATCCAacgaagaaagaagagaaagaaagccCGCGAGTTCGAGTCAAACCGGGCGACCCAAACGTTGTCCTCTTTCCTTGAACCCAACCACTTGTTGACAAAGTCCATCTCCCGCCACATTCCACCCCGGATCCTCTACATCTTCAACACCGCAACAACGGTGACACACGAAATGGCTCCATCGTTACAGCATATTTTTGCAAATGAAATATAATTTGTTAATAAAAGGGcggttcagattgtagccaaaataaaacCTTACTAAACTTTGGTAAGTTAACattatccaaattttggcaagattttttttatgtatttactaaagtTTGGTAAAAGCTAAATGTGGACATATCTTTGGTAACTTTGCTAGAAATatagtatggttgaaaatatcATCAATATGAAACAGcccaaaaacttttatatacgtgttttagcaattaaaaaaggaaataaattatgttaaaaaaccttaaaattaaactcaaaatttaaatttaaggttaaaagttaaaattttacggatgataagcataagcgaaaagatgagaccgGTTGGCTTCGTTGCCACATAAGATCCGGCTACTCTCCCCCACGTAGCCGCCTCGCCTCACCTTCAAATACGAGCTGCCTCCACTGCCTCGCCCACCATTACTacttcctctccttccttctcttCTTGCCAAGCTCAAGCTGATCAAGCcaagaagctagctagctatgtcgtcttcgccgccgacgagcgcgatggcggcgggaacgtcgtcgtcgtcgggagGCGGATCTGGGCCGTTGGTGGTGAGCAACGGCGTGCTGCTCGCCGCGGTCATCTTCCTGTTCatggtcgtcgtcttcgtcttcctcctctaccTCTACGCCAAGAGATACCTCGGCGCGAACCCGCTGCTCGCCCCCGTCTCGCCCTCCTCCCGCTTCCTCTTCCTCGACGCCTCCCCGTTCCCGCGCCGCGGGTTGCCGGCGGCCGCGCTGCGGGCGCTGCCCGTCACGGTCTACGCGaagcccgcggcggcgcgcggcgaggaggcgctCGAGTGCGCGGTGTGCTTGTCCGAGGTGGCCGACGGCGAGAAGGTGCGGATGCTGCCCAAGTGCGACCATGGATTCCACGTCGAGTGCATCGACATGTGGTTCCATTCCCACGACACCTGCCCGCTCTGCCGCGCGCCCGTGGggcccgacgccggcggcgaggggctgCCGCGCGTGCCGCGGGAGGAGCCGGCTGCCATGGACTTCCCCATGTTCCCCACCAACGTCCTCTTCTGGGGCACCGCCCACGACGACGTCGCCAACGCCGGTGACCGCCACCCGTTccaccccccgccgccgccgccgcctctcatGGCCGCGCCCTCCACGAGCTCCTCGGCGTCCGCGCGCAGGAAGGAGAGCCTCGTCATCGACATCCCGTCgcgctctgccgccgccgccgcggcggactcCGTCACGTCGTCCTCCGCCTcgacgccgctgccggcgaGCAGGATGGCGGACGACATGAGGTCGCCGGTGTCGGCGCGGCTGCGGTCGCTGCGCCGCCTCCTCAGCAGGGGCAAGCAGGCCGTGGTCGGACCGTCCTTCagcccgcgcggcggcggcgacatcgaGCAGGGGCTCGCCGGCGCTCCGCCGAAGACGCCcaagacgccgccgccggcgaactgATCCTTCTCCCCGGAGCTCCGAGATGCATTGGCTCGCCTCGCCGATCACCGGAGCGTACACATGTGTTCATTCTTTCTTTCCTACTATTCTTTTCTGATATTTTCTTTTacatttcaaaaaagaaaaaaaaagaagaaattttgATGAGAAACTCTCATGTAAAAAGAAGATGACAACATTACTGTAAGTTGATTCTTGGTGATTGGGGGATAAAATTGATGAATTTGTTCAATTGTCCATGAGATTGTTCAATTGTTCTTACTTTCTTACTTATCTTTGCCTAGATGTGAAATTGTCTGAAAAGGTTTATGTGTTTCAGTTAAacactgcttcttcttcttcttcttcagaagTCAGCAGTCTGAATTCCTACTGTCACTGACAATCTGATCCCAGAAACACGATATTAGAAATGAATGTATTTGGTTAGGAGCCGAAATTCAAAAGATAATTCCTAAACAAACACATCagcaagagagaagaaaaagaaggctCAAAATGGAATTATGCCTAACAAAGTACATCAACTGTACGTTCGGCTAGAATATGAAGTGTGTAGGAGACAACCTCTGCGCTTTTTAGGCAAAAGAGTTGGTTTCTGCTGATGAAAACTTCTTCATGTAGGCCCCAATGACCCCAACTATACGA
The Oryza sativa Japonica Group chromosome 6, ASM3414082v1 DNA segment above includes these coding regions:
- the LOC4340377 gene encoding RING-H2 finger protein ATL3 — encoded protein: MSSSPPTSAMAAGTSSSSGGGSGPLVVSNGVLLAAVIFLFMVVVFVFLLYLYAKRYLGANPLLAPVSPSSRFLFLDASPFPRRGLPAAALRALPVTVYAKPAAARGEEALECAVCLSEVADGEKVRMLPKCDHGFHVECIDMWFHSHDTCPLCRAPVGPDAGGEGLPRVPREEPAAMDFPMFPTNVLFWGTAHDDVANAGDRHPFHPPPPPPPLMAAPSTSSSASARRKESLVIDIPSRSAAAAAADSVTSSSASTPLPASRMADDMRSPVSARLRSLRRLLSRGKQAVVGPSFSPRGGGDIEQGLAGAPPKTPKTPPPAN